A window of Pseudomonas putida genomic DNA:
CCGATGTGCAAACCCTGCGCGAACGTGCCCGCCAGCATGTCGAGAACGGGGCCGTGACCGAGGGTTACCAGGCTGATCGCGAGCAAATCATCAGCTTGCTCAACGAAGCCCTGGCCACTGAACTGGTTTGCACATTGCGCTACAAACGCCACTACTTCATGGCCAGTGGCATCAAGGCCAGCGTGGCTGCCGATGAGTTCCTCGAGCATGCCAACCAGGAAGCCGAACACGCCGACAAGCTTGCCGAACGGATCGTGCAGTTAGGTGGCGAACCGGATTTCAACCCGGATAACCTGAGCCAGAGGTCTCATGCCCAATATGTGGCCGGCACTTCATTGAAGGAAATGGTGCTGGAGGA
This region includes:
- a CDS encoding ferritin-like domain-containing protein; the protein is MNATELTDVQTLRERARQHVENGAVTEGYQADREQIISLLNEALATELVCTLRYKRHYFMASGIKASVAADEFLEHANQEAEHADKLAERIVQLGGEPDFNPDNLSQRSHAQYVAGTSLKEMVLEDLVAERIAIDSYREIIRYIGDKDPTTRRIFEDILAQEEEHADDMSDLLQGL